One Notolabrus celidotus isolate fNotCel1 chromosome 18, fNotCel1.pri, whole genome shotgun sequence DNA window includes the following coding sequences:
- the LOC117829936 gene encoding protein Tob1-like: MQLEIQVALNFIISYLYNKLPRRRVNIFGEELERQLKKKYEGHWYPDKPYKGSGYRCIHVGEKVDPVVEQAAKESGLDIEDVRNNLPQDLSVWIDPFEVSYQIGEKGPVKVLYVDDNNENGSELDKEIKNSFNPEAQVFMPISDPVGASSESSSPSPPFGQSAAVSPSFMPRSTQPLTFTTATFAATKFGSTKMKSSGRGNNANSSSSSKVARTSPTNNLGLNVNTLLKQKAISTSMHSLYGLGLGQQQQQQQQKASALSPNAKEFVFPSLQGQASPGAVFPGEGSLGLGPLQYNNAFDMFAAYGSLNDKSLMDGLNFSLSNMQYSNQQFQPVMAN; encoded by the coding sequence ATGCAGCTTGAAATTCAAGTAGCACTCAATTTTATTATTTCCTATTTATACAACAAACTCCCTCGACGACGTGTGAATATCTTCGGTGAAGAGCTCGAGAGGCAGCTGAAGAAGAAATATGAAGGCCACTGGTATCCGGATAAGCCATACAAAGGTTCAGGGTACAGGTGCATCCATGTAGGGGAGAAAGTGGACCCTGTGGTCGAGCAGGCAGCCAAAGAGAGCGGGTTGGACATCGAAGATGTCCGGAATAATCTCCCTCAGGACCTTAGCGTGTGGATCGACCCCTTTGAGGTTTCATACCAGATTGGGGAGAAGGGACCAGTCAAGGTGCTATATGTGGATGATAACAATGAGAATGGGTCTGAGCTGGACAAAGAGATCAAGAACAGCTTTAACCCTGAGGCACAGGTCTTCATGCCAATCAGCGACCCTGTTGGGGCTTCCTCAGAGTCCagctccccctcccctcctttcgGGCAGTCTGCTGCCGTGAGCCCCTCCTTCATGCCACGCTCCACCCAGCCTTTAACCTTCACCACTGCCACCTTTGCTGCCACCAAATTTGGCTCCACTAAGATGAAAAGCAGCGGCCGGGGCAACAACGCcaacagcagcagtagcagtaaGGTGGCTCGCACCTCCCCTACCAACAACCTGGGTCTGAATGTCAACACCCTGCTGAAGCAGAAAGCCATCTCCACCTCCATGCACTCACTGTACGGGCTGGGCCtggggcagcagcagcaacagcagcagcagaaggccTCTGCTCTCTCCCCCAACGCCAAGGAGTTTGTGTTCCCCAGCCTGCAGGGCCAGGCCAGCCCTGGAGCCGTGTTCCCCGGGGAGGGCTCCTTGGGACTCGGCCCCCTGCAGTACAACAATGCCTTTGACATGTTTGCGGCCTATGGAAGCCTCAACGACAAGTCCCTTATGGATGGCCTCAACTTCAGTCTGAGCAACATGCAGTATTCTAACCAGCAATTCCAGCCAGTCATGGCTAACTAA